In Candidatus Latescibacter sp., one genomic interval encodes:
- a CDS encoding transposase: MGYFSEIGRPSLDCRLVIGVLFLKHMTGFSDEEIIKLVNENTCRRSVGWIILRPSL, from the coding sequence ATGGGGTATTTTTCAGAGATCGGGCGGCCATCGTTGGATTGCAGGTTGGTGATTGGCGTGTTGTTTTTGAAACACATGACAGGTTTCAGTGATGAAGAGATCATAAAGTTAGTGAATGAGAATACATGCAGGCGTTCTGTGGGTTGGATTATTTTGCGACCGAGCCTTTGA
- a CDS encoding transposase, with amino-acid sequence MQAFCGLDYFATEPLMDSSSLSKVRKRLGAKYFAELERDTYQVLIERKIIRGKGMLLDATVFPEYVRYPTDTGLLNEAREWTVKQIKRLGNALGEKVRTYCRKARQDYLNFSKKKSRSRKLIQKTKKSLVQYLRRNVNQMKSLVEKARRQGIKIENKVLDRLEVVCTVLDQQFEMYRCKTSRIHDRIVSLHRPWTRPIVRGKTGDKKVEFGPKASLSYVDGFVFLDHISSDNFAEADRVDAQIEHYEGLFGHKPPYVTADKIYGNRGNRELLKEHEIRDAFEPLGRKARNQNPSNRWRKQKQRERNRIEGSFGHAKNHFDLDTIKSSRAAPKSGSAWDCWE; translated from the coding sequence ATGCAGGCGTTCTGTGGGTTGGATTATTTTGCGACCGAGCCTTTGATGGATTCGAGCAGTTTGAGTAAGGTTCGCAAGCGGTTGGGTGCGAAGTATTTTGCCGAGTTGGAGCGTGATACCTACCAGGTATTGATTGAGCGAAAGATTATCAGGGGCAAGGGGATGCTTCTGGATGCAACTGTTTTTCCGGAGTATGTAAGGTATCCGACGGACACCGGTTTGCTGAATGAGGCGCGGGAGTGGACGGTGAAGCAGATTAAACGGTTGGGGAATGCGCTTGGAGAAAAAGTGAGAACTTACTGCCGCAAGGCGCGGCAAGACTACCTGAATTTCAGCAAGAAGAAGTCAAGGAGCCGGAAGCTGATCCAAAAGACCAAGAAATCCTTAGTGCAGTATCTCAGACGGAACGTCAACCAAATGAAGTCATTGGTGGAAAAAGCCAGGCGCCAGGGTATCAAGATTGAGAATAAGGTGCTTGACCGTCTGGAGGTGGTTTGCACGGTTCTTGACCAGCAATTCGAGATGTACCGTTGCAAGACAAGCAGAATTCATGACCGGATTGTGAGCCTTCACCGTCCCTGGACCCGTCCTATTGTCAGGGGCAAAACAGGCGACAAGAAGGTTGAATTCGGCCCCAAGGCATCACTTTCCTATGTCGATGGGTTTGTGTTTTTGGATCATATTTCATCTGATAATTTTGCGGAAGCTGACCGTGTCGATGCCCAGATCGAACACTACGAGGGGTTATTCGGACACAAACCACCCTATGTGACGGCGGACAAGATTTACGGAAATCGTGGAAACAGGGAATTGCTCAAAGAACATGAAATAAGAGATGCGTTTGAACCACTGGGCCGAAAAGCTCGGAACCAGAATCCATCTAACCGGTGGCGCAAGCAAAAACAACGCGAACGCAACCGGATCGAAGGCAGTTTCGGTCACGCAAAAAACCACTTCGATCTTGATACCATTAAATCATCGAGGGCGGCCCCGAAATCTGGGTCCGCCTGGGACTGTTGGGAATGA
- a CDS encoding HD domain-containing phosphohydrolase: MKMGKLTGKEFEVIKTHTMIGSNILANSDAEVIQMAQKIALSHHEKWNGMGYIYGLAGEKVELAGRIVCLADCFDALISKRPYKDPYPVEVACDIIINDRGKHFDPQIVDIFLNNVDELVKIKKDVDSSENVPLSELLWGGRVQL; the protein is encoded by the coding sequence ATGAAAATGGGAAAATTGACCGGAAAGGAATTCGAGGTTATCAAAACCCATACAATGATTGGTTCCAATATACTGGCTAATTCGGATGCAGAAGTTATCCAAATGGCTCAGAAAATTGCGCTTTCTCACCATGAGAAATGGAACGGAATGGGATACATCTACGGCCTTGCCGGCGAGAAAGTTGAACTGGCAGGAAGGATTGTTTGCCTGGCCGACTGCTTCGATGCTCTAATTTCGAAACGTCCCTATAAGGATCCATATCCCGTCGAAGTTGCGTGCGATATTATCATCAATGATCGAGGGAAGCATTTTGATCCCCAGATTGTCGATATTTTCCTCAATAACGTTGATGAATTAGTAAAAATAAAAAAAGATGTAGATTCATCGGAAAACGTTCCATTGTCTGAATTATTGTGGGGTGGAAGGGTTCAGCTTTAA
- a CDS encoding beta-galactosidase trimerization domain-containing protein, translating to MKPFFFSIFFHFFLVFSAHALDLESASAPFSGIELSTLKQRSYPIASPLQGGPVRILFFGEREETGFSVREVASRLECNVETILTAGRSRLETREPWIRFQPSILSDSTLSAKAAALLGREWDVIWLDYEIEALAEPIRQALLDRIRSGSGLLYVGNKGDMRSLVTSGKFDEKQLDKVSYGGPVKPQYAGFMGKGIVFVLPSLDSAATIQEVGDYYAQAVHTLILASGHQSSLRVIGREKPSRNLELEAMSIMNFRIEMITSGKTTPRRVIVRYRDRNGKTAHESLETYSIENGKTFLRVRYPMLPVGRYSLDISVFEGESVAALAGTSINVTSEETISDIVVWDQGVRVGKFVSGSIKTTREIKEGMNIKAELLDQWGRQAGFSELQPVPGRKSVDFTFKITRPARGALTLRVTFYKNNIVDHVLEKPILTKYEYNPERFSFIVGGDRSFKPWQLDGYDRLIEEGVTGFALEMTPADPGHFYRTAVTISRRGTSVVPIIYAADFFHGQKSVGVKKTGAGKSRNPVNIVTAVMDTLRNLDIPACWINAALPDSTLLRSEARKTGDFGKWLDSEHSRMDASFRAAGEIASAAARMDSTAKIGISGYSRYLEEFTGLRSSSDPEGYPGFTMYPQDAGTCFSGDSGMLLSLALFKQPGGMNCLITGGESWRRGNEALLRAAPWQSLFLGLNGIWWSNGFEGAEAALAPGLTVTPAFSFVAEETREIIGGIDLLLSGAKRHGDGIAIVYSPISILAACATEEPGSPASAAPDDCLVEYERAGAEKADGMGMQPYRANAVLRSAHAFLQACLDAGYSPAVVSEDQVNTAWLKKNGFLVLFLPFMQSISEETAVRIEDFARSGGTVIADVRTGIMDEHLAMRHAGRLDSLFGVNRIPERKLKETEGAFQLKGIVDGLPSGLAIDSCRGETGITPAGGAKALGEIAGAPALIVNSVSGGKSVLLNMGMESYERLRIKGAEASLRTLVSWCIRNGGASAPSLSLSDSTGKPARRIQSTVFRDGNSWYIGLLMEPGTAGMPNTRNQTCRVQTDNLAKSAFIYDVRRGAFLGGGNSFSVNLRPGEAKLFSLLPYRVQDIDIKLKSNVINPGGSIHYQVNIQPQDAEIKPGRHIFHVSVIGPDGSERKFFSDSLAAPEGSIASSLGILPVDPPGRWRLKVKDIASGKSVERVFMVMPGNK from the coding sequence ATGAAACCATTTTTCTTTTCAATATTCTTTCATTTTTTTCTTGTTTTTTCTGCCCATGCTCTCGATCTGGAAAGCGCCAGCGCGCCGTTCTCAGGAATCGAGCTTTCCACACTGAAACAACGCAGCTACCCGATCGCTTCACCATTGCAGGGCGGGCCTGTGCGAATTCTCTTTTTCGGGGAGCGGGAGGAGACCGGTTTCTCAGTCCGTGAGGTTGCCTCACGGCTGGAGTGCAATGTGGAAACGATACTTACCGCCGGGCGCAGCCGCCTGGAAACCCGTGAACCCTGGATTCGTTTCCAGCCTTCAATTCTTTCCGACAGCACGCTTTCTGCCAAAGCCGCCGCGCTCCTTGGAAGGGAATGGGATGTTATCTGGCTCGATTACGAGATCGAGGCGCTCGCTGAACCGATACGGCAGGCGCTGCTTGATCGCATACGGAGCGGCAGCGGTCTTTTATATGTAGGAAATAAAGGCGATATGCGTTCTCTCGTAACCAGTGGGAAGTTTGATGAGAAGCAGCTTGATAAGGTCTCGTACGGCGGCCCGGTAAAGCCACAATATGCCGGATTTATGGGCAAGGGCATCGTATTCGTCCTCCCGTCGCTGGATTCTGCGGCCACTATTCAGGAGGTCGGGGATTACTATGCCCAGGCGGTTCATACCCTGATTCTGGCTTCCGGTCATCAGAGCTCGTTGAGAGTGATCGGCAGGGAAAAACCTTCCCGGAACCTTGAGTTGGAAGCAATGTCTATCATGAATTTTCGGATAGAGATGATCACTTCCGGAAAAACCACCCCCCGCAGGGTGATTGTCCGTTACCGTGACCGGAACGGCAAGACTGCTCATGAATCTCTTGAAACCTACAGTATCGAAAATGGGAAAACCTTTCTTCGGGTACGATATCCGATGCTTCCGGTTGGAAGATATTCTTTGGATATATCGGTTTTCGAAGGGGAAAGCGTCGCCGCTCTGGCCGGAACTTCCATCAATGTTACCTCCGAGGAGACGATCTCTGATATCGTCGTTTGGGATCAGGGAGTACGGGTGGGGAAGTTTGTCAGCGGGAGCATAAAAACCACTCGTGAAATCAAAGAGGGTATGAATATTAAAGCCGAACTGCTCGATCAATGGGGAAGGCAGGCAGGTTTTTCCGAATTACAACCGGTTCCAGGCCGCAAGAGCGTAGATTTTACATTCAAGATCACCCGGCCCGCAAGAGGCGCTCTTACTCTGCGGGTAACTTTCTACAAAAACAATATAGTAGACCATGTGCTTGAAAAGCCCATACTGACAAAATACGAATATAATCCTGAGAGATTTTCCTTTATCGTCGGCGGGGATCGTTCATTCAAGCCCTGGCAACTTGACGGTTACGACCGCCTGATAGAAGAAGGGGTCACCGGTTTCGCCTTGGAAATGACCCCTGCCGATCCCGGTCATTTCTACAGAACAGCGGTGACCATCTCACGCCGTGGCACATCGGTGGTGCCGATTATTTATGCTGCTGATTTTTTCCACGGCCAGAAATCAGTTGGAGTTAAAAAAACCGGCGCCGGGAAATCCCGAAATCCCGTGAACATTGTTACGGCGGTCATGGATACCCTCCGAAACCTGGATATTCCCGCATGCTGGATCAACGCCGCTCTCCCCGATTCCACTCTTCTTCGTTCTGAGGCGCGAAAAACCGGCGACTTTGGGAAATGGCTTGATTCAGAACATTCCCGGATGGATGCTTCTTTCCGCGCCGCCGGTGAAATCGCCTCCGCGGCAGCCCGTATGGATTCCACGGCAAAAATAGGCATCTCCGGATACTCACGTTACCTTGAGGAGTTCACAGGATTACGCAGCTCTTCCGATCCGGAAGGTTACCCGGGGTTTACCATGTATCCTCAGGATGCCGGTACATGTTTTTCAGGTGACAGCGGGATGCTTCTTTCCCTGGCTTTATTCAAACAACCCGGCGGGATGAACTGTCTTATAACCGGCGGCGAGAGCTGGCGGCGGGGGAATGAGGCTCTGCTCCGGGCTGCTCCCTGGCAGAGCTTGTTCCTCGGTCTCAACGGCATCTGGTGGTCGAACGGGTTCGAAGGCGCCGAGGCCGCTCTTGCTCCCGGACTGACCGTAACGCCGGCCTTTTCTTTTGTTGCAGAAGAAACCCGTGAAATCATTGGCGGGATAGACCTGCTCCTTTCCGGCGCCAAACGGCATGGCGACGGTATCGCAATCGTATACAGCCCCATTTCCATCCTGGCGGCATGCGCAACGGAAGAACCCGGTTCACCTGCTTCCGCCGCGCCGGACGACTGCCTGGTTGAATATGAAAGAGCCGGCGCCGAAAAGGCAGACGGTATGGGAATGCAGCCTTATCGGGCCAATGCTGTTCTAAGGTCGGCGCATGCGTTTCTCCAGGCTTGTCTGGACGCCGGATACAGCCCTGCAGTGGTTTCTGAGGATCAGGTGAATACTGCCTGGCTAAAGAAGAACGGATTCCTGGTGCTCTTTCTCCCCTTCATGCAGTCGATAAGCGAGGAGACAGCCGTCCGGATAGAGGATTTTGCCCGGAGCGGGGGGACGGTGATTGCCGATGTACGAACCGGAATCATGGATGAACACCTCGCCATGCGTCATGCGGGCAGATTGGATTCTCTCTTTGGAGTAAACCGAATCCCGGAAAGAAAACTGAAGGAAACAGAGGGTGCTTTTCAGTTAAAAGGCATCGTGGATGGTTTGCCATCGGGCCTGGCAATCGATTCCTGCCGGGGGGAGACAGGTATTACCCCGGCCGGAGGGGCAAAAGCACTTGGTGAAATCGCCGGAGCGCCTGCGCTCATCGTCAACAGCGTATCCGGCGGAAAATCCGTGCTTCTTAATATGGGAATGGAATCCTACGAGCGGTTACGCATCAAGGGCGCCGAGGCTTCCCTGCGCACCCTTGTTTCCTGGTGCATACGGAACGGGGGCGCCAGCGCGCCGTCACTTTCACTCAGCGACAGCACGGGAAAACCCGCCCGCAGAATACAATCCACCGTATTCAGGGACGGAAACAGTTGGTACATCGGACTGCTCATGGAGCCGGGAACAGCCGGGATGCCGAACACCCGGAACCAGACCTGCCGCGTACAAACCGATAATCTGGCAAAATCGGCGTTTATTTATGATGTCCGCAGAGGCGCCTTCCTGGGAGGGGGGAATTCTTTCTCCGTGAACCTCCGTCCCGGGGAAGCAAAACTTTTTTCCTTGCTGCCCTACCGTGTCCAGGATATAGATATTAAACTGAAAAGCAATGTTATTAATCCCGGCGGGAGTATTCATTATCAGGTCAACATACAACCTCAAGATGCTGAAATAAAGCCCGGCCGTCACATTTTCCATGTTTCCGTTATTGGGCCTGACGGGAGTGAAAGAAAATTCTTTTCGGATTCCCTGGCTGCCCCGGAAGGGAGCATCGCGTCATCATTGGGAATTCTGCCTGTCGATCCCCCCGGAAGATGGAGATTGAAGGTAAAAGATATCGCTTCCGGGAAAAGCGTCGAGCGTGTCTTCATGGTTATGCCGGGAAACAAATAA
- a CDS encoding ATP-binding protein, producing the protein MQELFTTAGNNTDRIDVKISLRIIQLFSEGLYSSPNKAVEELVSNSFDAGAQNVHIILSPDLRDPDATIVVIDDGEGMDVDGFKQHWVIGESTRRKSAGSRRRKPIGKFGIGKLSTYVLASKLTHISKSGDTYYAATMDYANLTGNAEDGSKGVFDEQTIQIPLRTLTKQQAQDAVRPWTHGTKEGYQALCLFGEDASPSWTVSIMSGLKEMGKKVSIGRLKWVLQTAMPQRADFRLFLDGDPITPPEIDEPLAKLVIGKDVIEMPTPCPEGLIAREDTSESENSVHRYGVYHDRLLGRITGYIEIFKDQLDSGKARFGQSNGFFVYVHERQVNVDDLGFGIERNLLRHGTFSRFRMVVHIDSLDEALRSSRESFQQGDLYKEAQNFLRAGFNLARSKLVEHDRSQTPAALISVRISSAPGSMTRRPLLSLAQMVAENKATPFYLRFPSGLSAKAQAEFLEELKQQAEGAGDLLRSTEFSALDSKDGLAIFDVQQRKLLINSSHPFVAAFQEFFTDARRSLPLEMFAMSEIFVEAQMYDMGFDESDIRDVVSRRDELLRLFVRSSSRRTPGMIALSLLDARDNEADLEIETRAAFEAIGFDNVIRIGGRDNPDGTAEAYLAADEDGIPQRYKVGLEAKSGKYVSAKELGISGLARHMEDHKCDHHVVVGNQFATSRGELSASVREIRNHCKATGKTITLMYIDDLARLVRIVSAKRIGGLKRIRELFKKCITPDQTKKWIDSLEKEEAQNAPYREILETVWLLAKEQPNEPVEYAAVITELRHREPPVKMTKPDLIECCKAMHVLASGVVFARKNSIEIERRPDMILEDIRAAVGEYPEEERKTIHI; encoded by the coding sequence ATGCAGGAATTGTTCACAACGGCTGGGAACAATACTGACCGGATTGACGTCAAGATCAGCCTCCGGATTATCCAACTTTTTTCAGAGGGTTTATATTCCAGCCCTAACAAAGCAGTGGAAGAGCTCGTGTCTAATTCATTCGATGCAGGTGCTCAAAATGTCCATATCATTCTTTCCCCGGACTTACGTGATCCAGACGCAACCATCGTGGTCATTGATGATGGTGAAGGAATGGATGTTGATGGATTTAAACAACATTGGGTCATAGGCGAAAGCACGAGGCGTAAGAGCGCTGGCTCCCGGAGGCGAAAACCCATTGGGAAATTTGGTATTGGTAAGTTGTCCACATATGTGTTGGCTTCGAAACTAACTCATATCAGCAAGTCCGGTGACACTTACTATGCCGCCACGATGGATTATGCAAATCTGACCGGTAACGCTGAAGATGGCTCCAAAGGAGTTTTCGACGAACAGACGATCCAAATACCGCTACGAACACTTACGAAACAACAAGCTCAGGATGCAGTACGGCCATGGACACATGGAACAAAGGAAGGATATCAAGCGCTTTGCCTGTTTGGTGAAGATGCCAGTCCATCTTGGACTGTCTCTATTATGTCCGGGCTCAAGGAAATGGGAAAGAAGGTAAGTATTGGTCGTCTCAAATGGGTTTTGCAAACAGCCATGCCTCAGCGCGCTGACTTTCGCCTTTTTCTTGATGGGGATCCAATAACACCTCCGGAAATAGATGAGCCTTTGGCGAAACTGGTCATAGGCAAAGACGTGATCGAAATGCCAACGCCTTGCCCTGAAGGGCTCATTGCACGGGAGGACACAAGCGAATCAGAAAATTCTGTTCATCGATATGGCGTTTATCATGATAGATTATTGGGTCGAATCACTGGATACATCGAAATATTCAAGGATCAACTCGACTCGGGAAAAGCGAGATTTGGACAGAGCAATGGTTTTTTCGTCTATGTACATGAAAGACAGGTGAATGTAGACGATCTGGGATTTGGCATAGAACGCAACCTACTTCGACATGGCACCTTCTCAAGGTTCCGAATGGTTGTCCACATTGACAGCTTGGATGAGGCGCTAAGATCTTCCCGGGAATCCTTCCAACAAGGCGACCTATATAAAGAAGCGCAGAACTTTCTGCGTGCCGGCTTCAATCTAGCCCGCAGCAAACTCGTTGAACATGACCGCTCACAAACTCCTGCGGCCCTGATCTCTGTACGCATCTCCTCTGCGCCGGGAAGTATGACCCGAAGGCCGTTATTGTCGCTAGCTCAAATGGTTGCGGAGAATAAGGCCACTCCTTTCTATCTGCGTTTTCCTTCTGGACTCTCTGCTAAGGCACAGGCTGAGTTCTTGGAGGAGTTGAAGCAACAAGCAGAAGGAGCAGGCGATTTGCTTCGCTCCACGGAATTCAGTGCTCTCGATTCGAAGGATGGTTTGGCGATTTTCGACGTCCAGCAACGTAAGTTGCTTATTAATTCCTCTCATCCGTTTGTTGCTGCTTTTCAAGAGTTCTTCACAGATGCTCGTCGTAGTCTTCCGCTCGAAATGTTTGCGATGTCTGAGATTTTCGTCGAGGCCCAAATGTATGATATGGGATTTGATGAAAGTGATATCCGCGATGTGGTCAGTAGACGCGATGAACTACTGAGGCTGTTTGTCAGGTCTTCATCTCGTCGAACACCAGGAATGATCGCGCTTTCTCTTCTTGATGCAAGAGACAACGAGGCCGACCTTGAGATCGAGACACGCGCAGCATTTGAGGCGATAGGATTTGATAATGTTATCCGTATAGGAGGGAGAGATAATCCTGATGGTACTGCAGAGGCGTATCTGGCAGCGGACGAAGATGGAATTCCTCAGAGATACAAGGTAGGTCTTGAAGCAAAGAGTGGAAAGTATGTTAGTGCTAAGGAATTAGGAATTTCGGGGCTTGCACGGCACATGGAGGACCACAAGTGTGACCACCATGTTGTGGTGGGCAATCAGTTCGCCACATCGCGCGGTGAACTATCTGCTTCAGTTCGTGAAATACGGAACCACTGCAAGGCAACCGGAAAGACGATAACACTTATGTACATCGATGATCTTGCACGTTTAGTAAGAATTGTATCTGCGAAGAGGATTGGCGGCCTTAAGCGGATTCGAGAGCTTTTCAAGAAATGCATCACACCTGATCAGACCAAAAAGTGGATCGATTCTCTTGAGAAGGAGGAAGCGCAGAATGCTCCATACCGAGAGATACTCGAGACCGTGTGGCTTCTTGCAAAGGAACAGCCTAACGAACCAGTTGAGTATGCCGCAGTGATAACTGAACTTAGACATCGCGAACCACCAGTCAAAATGACAAAACCCGATCTCATTGAATGTTGCAAAGCGATGCATGTTTTGGCTAGTGGCGTTGTCTTCGCTAGGAAAAATAGCATCGAAATCGAAAGACGACCAGACATGATTCTGGAAGATATCAGGGCTGCGGTTGGCGAGTACCCAGAAGAAGAAAGAAAGACGATCCATATATGA